Proteins encoded by one window of Anopheles maculipalpis chromosome 2RL, idAnoMacuDA_375_x, whole genome shotgun sequence:
- the LOC126559703 gene encoding serine/threonine-protein kinase Tao isoform X2: protein MRPGSLKDPEIAELFNKHDPEKIFEDLREIGHGSFGAVYYAKCNLTPEIVAIKKMSYMGKQSMEKWQDILKEIRFLRQLNHPNTIEYKGCYLHENTAWLVMEYCVGSASDIIEVHKRPLKEDEISAICDGVLRGLSYLHGLGRIHRDIKAGNILLTEQGIVKLADFGSAAIKCPANSFVGTPYWMAPEVILAMDEGQYDGKVDVWSLGITCIELAERKPPYFNMNAMSALYHIAQNDAPSLQAQEWSDMFRNFVDFCLKKSPIDRPTSTQLLKHTFVTRVRSPNVLIDLIARTKAAVRELDNLNYRKMKKILMVDCETESNIGDAEDTPDEQIGGDSSKSNSITSEHSLPSVDQQQQQQHSGLMRNSSRSRPANAMSSIHNNSSGGNVRDSMLSNVMMAGMGGSGGSGSSGMMMASGMGGMGGTSGMQGGSAGAGSQTNMGANMGGYHHHNSSSPVVSAHHHPAQHNHNHVSQVAANAVADHGANNFATIRTTSIVTKQQKEHMQEMHEQMSGYKRMRREHQAALVKLEEKCKVEMEQHKSALDKEYDLLLHNFTRELDKQSAKHQQEIVRRVKQNDAAEKKLHKEISTRQEGDRKAFEIHRKKEYKANKERWKRELSMDDTTPKRQRDATLQSQKDNLKQAEQQEEQRLLRVQKNYIELEMRKFRRKKMGLLHDLEDQLLRDELSKKQQQLEQAHAMLIKHHEKTQDLEYRQQKSVHALREEQISKQHESELRNQKEYMDRAERELLRRHALELKQQPKSLKQKELQIRKQFRETCKTQTIQYKALKRQILQTTPKEEQKAVIKQLKEEQHRKLTLLGDQYEQSIADMLQKQSLRLDESQEVECHQLKDRLQYELDILTAYQSKNRMQAQAQRDRERKELEDRVSVRRALLESKMETELQQFNQERAERIRQLKEKHDKQLEAFDEESARMGFSALALAEASKETYPDEEGSLSGSMLSLAHSNSSTSFPAGSL, encoded by the exons ATGAGGCCGGGAAGCCTAAAAGACCCCGAGATAGCCGAACTCTTCAACAAACATGATCCGGAAAAGATATTCGAGGATTTGCGCGAAATCGGGCACGGTTCGTTTGGTGCGGTGTACTACGCCAAATGTAACCTTACGCCCGAGATCGTCGCGATCAAGAAGATGTCCTACATGGGCAAACAGAGCATGGAAAAGTGGCAGGACATCCTGAAGGAGATACGGTTCCTGAGGCAGCTTAATCATCCGAACACAATCGAGTACAAGGGATGCTATCTGCACGAAAACACAGCCTGGCTGGTGATGGAGTACTGTGTCGGATCGGCGTCGGACATTATCGAGGTGCACAAGCGCCCGCTAAAGGAGGACGAAATCTCCGCCATCTGCGATGGTGTGCTGCGAGGGTTGAGCTATCTGCATGGTCTAGGGCGAATTCATCG TGACATCAAGGCAGGTAACATTTTGCTCACCGAGCAGGGCATCGTGAAGCTGGCCGATTTTGGTAGTGCCGCCATCAAATGTCCGGCCAACAGTTTCGTCGGAACGCCCTACTGGATGGCGCCGGAAGTGATTCTGGCAATGGACGAGGGTCAGTACGATGGAAAGGTGGATGTGTGGTCGCTTGGCATTACTTGCATTGAGCTGGCGGAACGGAAACCACCCTATTTCAACATGAACGCCATGTCCGCGCTGTATCACATCGCGCAGAACGATGCACCCTCGCTGCAGGCCCAGGAGTGGTCGGATATGTTTCGCAATTTCGTTGATTTTTGTCTCAAAAAGtcaccgatcgatcgaccgACGTCTACGCAGCTGTTGAAGCACACTTTCGTGACGAGAGTACGATCACCGAACGTGCTGATCGATTTAATTGCTAG AACGAAAGCAGCCGTAAGGGAACTGGACAATCTGAACTATCGCAAGATGAAGAAGATCCTGATGGTGGATTGCGAGACGGAAAGCAACATTGGTGATGCAGAGGACACACCGGACGAGCAGATCGGAGGCGACAGTAGCAAGAGCAACAGCATCACCTCCGAACACTCACTGCCATCGgtcgatcagcagcagcagcagcagcacagcgGATTGATGAGAAATTCGTCACGATCCCGGCCGGCCAATGCGATGTCCTCCATACACAACAATTCGTCCGGTGGCAATGTGCGGGACAGTATGCTCTCGAACGTCATGATGGCCGGTATGGGTGGGAGCGGTGGTTCAGGAAGCAGCGGTATGATGATGGCAAGCGGTATGGGTGGAATGGGTGGCACAAGTGGAATGCAGGGTGGAAGTGCGGGTGCCGGAAGCCAGACTAACATGGGTGCTAACATGGGCGGCTATCACCATCACAACTCCTCTAGTCCGGTTGTGTCGGCCCACCATCATCCCGCACAGCACAACCACAATCACGTGTCGCAGGTGGCGGCCAATGCGGTCGCTGATCATGGTGCCAACAACTTTGCTACGATCCGTACGACCAGTATTGTGAcgaagcagcagaaggaacaCATGCAG GAAATGCACGAGCAAATGTCGGGTTACAAACGTATGCGACGGGAGCATCAGGCCGCCCTAGTGAAGCTAGAGGAGAAGTGTAAGGTGGAGATGGAGCAGCACAAGTCCGCCCTGGACAAGGAGTATGATCTGTTGCTGCACAATTTTACACGGGAGCTAGACAAACAATCT GCAAAACATCAGCAAGAGATTGTGCGAAGGGTTAAACAGAATGACGCGGCAGAGAAGAAGCTGCACAAGGAAATATCGACCAGACAGGAGGGCGATCGGAAAGCGTTCGAAATCCATCGAAAGAAGGAGTACAAGGCGAACAAGGAGCGCTGGAAACGGGAACTCTCGATGGACGATACGACGCCCAAGCGGCAGCGGGATGCAACCTTACA ATCGCAAAAGGATAACCTCAAGCAGGCGGAACAGCAGGAGGAACAGCGGTTGTTGCGGGTACAGAAGAACTACATCGAGCTGGAGATGCGCAAGTTCCGCAGGAAAAAGATGGGACTGCTGCATGATCTCGAGGATCAACTTTTACGTGAC GAGCTCAGtaagaagcagcaacagctggaGCAAGCACATGCCATGCTAATCAAACACCACGAAAAAACTCAAGATCTCGAGTATCGCCAGCAAAAGAGTGTACATGCACTTAGAGAAGAGCAG ATATCAAAACAACATGAAAGTGAACTGCGAAACCAAAAGGAGTACATGGACAGGGCCGAGCGAGAGTTGTTACGAAGACACGCACTCGAATTGAAACAGCAACCAAAGAGCCTGAAG CAAAAAGAACTCCAGATTAGGAAACAGTTCCGTGAAACgtgtaaaacacaaacaatccaGTATAAGGCACTGAAGCGGCAGATACTGCAGACGACACCTAAGGAAGAACAAAAGGCTGTGATAAAGCAACTAAAGGAAGAGCAACATCGTAAGTTAACACTGCTCGGTGATCAG TATGAACAAAGtattgctgatatgctgcaGAAGCAGAGCCTTCGTTTGGACGAGAGCCAGGAAGTCGAGTGCCACCAGCTGAAGGATCGGTTACAGTACGAGCTGGACATACTGACCGCTTACCAGAGCAAAAATCGCATGCAGGCGCAAGCGCAACGCGATCGCGAGCGTAAGGAATTGGAGGATCGTGTCAGCGTCAGACGGGCATTGCTTGAGAGCAAG ATGGAAACTGAGCTGCAGCAGTTCAATCAGGAGCGTGCCGAACGAATCCGCCAGCTGAAGGAGAAACACGACAAGCAACTTGAGGCATTTGATGAAGAATCTGCCCGGATGGGCTTCAG TGCACTGGCCTTAGCGGAAGCATCGAAGGAAACGTACCCGGACGAGGAGGGCAGCCTGTCCGGTTCGATGCTGAGCCTGGCGCACAGTAACAGTTCCACCAGCTTCCCGGCTGGATCGCTATAG
- the LOC126559703 gene encoding serine/threonine-protein kinase Tao isoform X1, which translates to MRPGSLKDPEIAELFNKHDPEKIFEDLREIGHGSFGAVYYAKCNLTPEIVAIKKMSYMGKQSMEKWQDILKEIRFLRQLNHPNTIEYKGCYLHENTAWLVMEYCVGSASDIIEVHKRPLKEDEISAICDGVLRGLSYLHGLGRIHRDIKAGNILLTEQGIVKLADFGSAAIKCPANSFVGTPYWMAPEVILAMDEGQYDGKVDVWSLGITCIELAERKPPYFNMNAMSALYHIAQNDAPSLQAQEWSDMFRNFVDFCLKKSPIDRPTSTQLLKHTFVTRVRSPNVLIDLIARTKAAVRELDNLNYRKMKKILMVDCETESNIGDAEDTPDEQIGGDSSKSNSITSEHSLPSVDQQQQQQHSGLMRNSSRSRPANAMSSIHNNSSGGNVRDSMLSNVMMAGMGGSGGSGSSGMMMASGMGGMGGTSGMQGGSAGAGSQTNMGANMGGYHHHNSSSPVVSAHHHPAQHNHNHVSQVAANAVADHGANNFATIRTTSIVTKQQKEHMQEEMHEQMSGYKRMRREHQAALVKLEEKCKVEMEQHKSALDKEYDLLLHNFTRELDKQSAKHQQEIVRRVKQNDAAEKKLHKEISTRQEGDRKAFEIHRKKEYKANKERWKRELSMDDTTPKRQRDATLQSQKDNLKQAEQQEEQRLLRVQKNYIELEMRKFRRKKMGLLHDLEDQLLRDELSKKQQQLEQAHAMLIKHHEKTQDLEYRQQKSVHALREEQISKQHESELRNQKEYMDRAERELLRRHALELKQQPKSLKQKELQIRKQFRETCKTQTIQYKALKRQILQTTPKEEQKAVIKQLKEEQHRKLTLLGDQYEQSIADMLQKQSLRLDESQEVECHQLKDRLQYELDILTAYQSKNRMQAQAQRDRERKELEDRVSVRRALLESKMETELQQFNQERAERIRQLKEKHDKQLEAFDEESARMGFSALALAEASKETYPDEEGSLSGSMLSLAHSNSSTSFPAGSL; encoded by the exons ATGAGGCCGGGAAGCCTAAAAGACCCCGAGATAGCCGAACTCTTCAACAAACATGATCCGGAAAAGATATTCGAGGATTTGCGCGAAATCGGGCACGGTTCGTTTGGTGCGGTGTACTACGCCAAATGTAACCTTACGCCCGAGATCGTCGCGATCAAGAAGATGTCCTACATGGGCAAACAGAGCATGGAAAAGTGGCAGGACATCCTGAAGGAGATACGGTTCCTGAGGCAGCTTAATCATCCGAACACAATCGAGTACAAGGGATGCTATCTGCACGAAAACACAGCCTGGCTGGTGATGGAGTACTGTGTCGGATCGGCGTCGGACATTATCGAGGTGCACAAGCGCCCGCTAAAGGAGGACGAAATCTCCGCCATCTGCGATGGTGTGCTGCGAGGGTTGAGCTATCTGCATGGTCTAGGGCGAATTCATCG TGACATCAAGGCAGGTAACATTTTGCTCACCGAGCAGGGCATCGTGAAGCTGGCCGATTTTGGTAGTGCCGCCATCAAATGTCCGGCCAACAGTTTCGTCGGAACGCCCTACTGGATGGCGCCGGAAGTGATTCTGGCAATGGACGAGGGTCAGTACGATGGAAAGGTGGATGTGTGGTCGCTTGGCATTACTTGCATTGAGCTGGCGGAACGGAAACCACCCTATTTCAACATGAACGCCATGTCCGCGCTGTATCACATCGCGCAGAACGATGCACCCTCGCTGCAGGCCCAGGAGTGGTCGGATATGTTTCGCAATTTCGTTGATTTTTGTCTCAAAAAGtcaccgatcgatcgaccgACGTCTACGCAGCTGTTGAAGCACACTTTCGTGACGAGAGTACGATCACCGAACGTGCTGATCGATTTAATTGCTAG AACGAAAGCAGCCGTAAGGGAACTGGACAATCTGAACTATCGCAAGATGAAGAAGATCCTGATGGTGGATTGCGAGACGGAAAGCAACATTGGTGATGCAGAGGACACACCGGACGAGCAGATCGGAGGCGACAGTAGCAAGAGCAACAGCATCACCTCCGAACACTCACTGCCATCGgtcgatcagcagcagcagcagcagcacagcgGATTGATGAGAAATTCGTCACGATCCCGGCCGGCCAATGCGATGTCCTCCATACACAACAATTCGTCCGGTGGCAATGTGCGGGACAGTATGCTCTCGAACGTCATGATGGCCGGTATGGGTGGGAGCGGTGGTTCAGGAAGCAGCGGTATGATGATGGCAAGCGGTATGGGTGGAATGGGTGGCACAAGTGGAATGCAGGGTGGAAGTGCGGGTGCCGGAAGCCAGACTAACATGGGTGCTAACATGGGCGGCTATCACCATCACAACTCCTCTAGTCCGGTTGTGTCGGCCCACCATCATCCCGCACAGCACAACCACAATCACGTGTCGCAGGTGGCGGCCAATGCGGTCGCTGATCATGGTGCCAACAACTTTGCTACGATCCGTACGACCAGTATTGTGAcgaagcagcagaaggaacaCATGCAG GAGGAAATGCACGAGCAAATGTCGGGTTACAAACGTATGCGACGGGAGCATCAGGCCGCCCTAGTGAAGCTAGAGGAGAAGTGTAAGGTGGAGATGGAGCAGCACAAGTCCGCCCTGGACAAGGAGTATGATCTGTTGCTGCACAATTTTACACGGGAGCTAGACAAACAATCT GCAAAACATCAGCAAGAGATTGTGCGAAGGGTTAAACAGAATGACGCGGCAGAGAAGAAGCTGCACAAGGAAATATCGACCAGACAGGAGGGCGATCGGAAAGCGTTCGAAATCCATCGAAAGAAGGAGTACAAGGCGAACAAGGAGCGCTGGAAACGGGAACTCTCGATGGACGATACGACGCCCAAGCGGCAGCGGGATGCAACCTTACA ATCGCAAAAGGATAACCTCAAGCAGGCGGAACAGCAGGAGGAACAGCGGTTGTTGCGGGTACAGAAGAACTACATCGAGCTGGAGATGCGCAAGTTCCGCAGGAAAAAGATGGGACTGCTGCATGATCTCGAGGATCAACTTTTACGTGAC GAGCTCAGtaagaagcagcaacagctggaGCAAGCACATGCCATGCTAATCAAACACCACGAAAAAACTCAAGATCTCGAGTATCGCCAGCAAAAGAGTGTACATGCACTTAGAGAAGAGCAG ATATCAAAACAACATGAAAGTGAACTGCGAAACCAAAAGGAGTACATGGACAGGGCCGAGCGAGAGTTGTTACGAAGACACGCACTCGAATTGAAACAGCAACCAAAGAGCCTGAAG CAAAAAGAACTCCAGATTAGGAAACAGTTCCGTGAAACgtgtaaaacacaaacaatccaGTATAAGGCACTGAAGCGGCAGATACTGCAGACGACACCTAAGGAAGAACAAAAGGCTGTGATAAAGCAACTAAAGGAAGAGCAACATCGTAAGTTAACACTGCTCGGTGATCAG TATGAACAAAGtattgctgatatgctgcaGAAGCAGAGCCTTCGTTTGGACGAGAGCCAGGAAGTCGAGTGCCACCAGCTGAAGGATCGGTTACAGTACGAGCTGGACATACTGACCGCTTACCAGAGCAAAAATCGCATGCAGGCGCAAGCGCAACGCGATCGCGAGCGTAAGGAATTGGAGGATCGTGTCAGCGTCAGACGGGCATTGCTTGAGAGCAAG ATGGAAACTGAGCTGCAGCAGTTCAATCAGGAGCGTGCCGAACGAATCCGCCAGCTGAAGGAGAAACACGACAAGCAACTTGAGGCATTTGATGAAGAATCTGCCCGGATGGGCTTCAG TGCACTGGCCTTAGCGGAAGCATCGAAGGAAACGTACCCGGACGAGGAGGGCAGCCTGTCCGGTTCGATGCTGAGCCTGGCGCACAGTAACAGTTCCACCAGCTTCCCGGCTGGATCGCTATAG